The Oncorhynchus nerka isolate Pitt River linkage group LG24, Oner_Uvic_2.0, whole genome shotgun sequence genome has a window encoding:
- the LOC115108213 gene encoding cystathionine gamma-lyase-like isoform X1, whose protein sequence is MASPHHQNGLSTGFHPQFKSFATEAIHVGQEPEQWKSMAVVPPISLSTTFKQYRPGDHAGFEYSRSGNPTRNCLEKAVAALDGAKHCLALASGLAATMTISHMLKAGDGIVCMNDVYGGTNRYFRKIAAEVGLVVSFADCTKIELLRAALKPNTKLVWIETPTNPTMKVVDIQACADVVHQHNTNTVVVVDNTFMSAYFQRPLALGADICMYSATKYMNGHSDVVMGLVSVNREDLYERLRFLQNALGAVPSPFDCYLCNRGLKTLHLRMRQHFKNALAAAKFLEADPRVDRVIFPGLPSHPQHELMKKQCTGCPGMITFYIKGNLENATMFLSNLKLFALAESLGGYESLAEHPAIMTHASVPESDRAALGISDTLVRLSVGLEDEQDIIEDLEQALNAAHPKK, encoded by the exons ATGGCTTCTCCACACCATCAAAACGGCTTGTCCACCGGTTTCCACCCGCAGTTCAAATCTTTCGCAACAGAGGCGATCCACGTTGGGCAAGAACCGGAGCAATGGAAATCTATGGCCGTAGTACCACCTATTTCTTTGTCCACCACGTTCAAGCAGTATAGACCTGGAGATCATGCT GGTTTTGAGTACAGTCGGAGTGGAAACCCGACCAGAAACTGCCTGGAGAAAGCTGTTGCTGCTCTGGATGGAGCAAAACACT GTCTTGCTCTCGCCTCTGGGCTGGCTGCGACTATGACCATCTCTCACATGCTGAAAGCTGGAGATGGCATTGTCTGCATGAACGATGTGTACGGAG GTACCAATCGTTATTTCCGAAAGATTGCTGCAGAAGTTGGCTTGGTTGTGTCCTTTGCTGATTGCACCAAAATCGAGTTGCTCCGGGCTGCTCTTAAGCCAAACACAAAA TTGGTATGGATCGAGacccccaccaaccccaccatGAAAGTGGTGGATATCCAGGCCTGTGCAGATGTGGTCCACCAACACAACACTAATACCGTGGTGGTTGTGGACAACACTTTCATGTCAGCCTACTTCCAG CGCCCCCTGGCCCTCGGCGCGGACATATGCATGTATTCAGCTACTAAGTACATGAATG GTCACAGTGACGTTGTAATGGGCCTGGTGTCTGTGAACCGGGAGGACCTGTATGAACGACTGAGGTTTCTACAGAACG CCCTCGGAGCGGTGCCGTCCCCCTTTGACTGCTACCTGTGTAACCGCGGCCTGAAAACCCTGCACCTGCGCATGAGGCAGCACTTCAAGAACGCCCTGGCAGCGGCCAAGTTCCTGGAGGCCGACCCCAGGGTGGACCGAGTCATCTTCCCAG GCTTGCCCTCCCACCCCCAGCACGAGCTGATGAAGAAACAGTGCACAGGCTGCCCAGGGATGATCACCTTCTACATAAAGGGAAACCTGGAGAACGCCACCATGTTCCTCAGCAACTTAAAG ttATTTGCACTTGCCGAGAGCCTCGGTGGTTATGAAAGCTTGGCAGAGCATCC AGCGATAATGACCCATGCGTCTGTTCCTGAGAGTGATAGGGCGGCCCTTGGGATCAGTGACACACTGGTCCGTCTGTCTGTGGGGCTGGAGGACGAGCAGGACATCATCGAGGACCTGGAACAAGCCCTGAACGCTGCT CATCCAAAGAAGTAA
- the LOC115108213 gene encoding cystathionine gamma-lyase-like isoform X2, with protein MASPHHQNGLSTGFHPQFKSFATEAIHVGQEPEQWKSMAVVPPISLSTTFKQYRPGDHAGFEYSRSGNPTRNCLEKAVAALDGAKHCLALASGLAATMTISHMLKAGDGIVCMNDVYGGTNRYFRKIAAEVGLVVSFADCTKIELLRAALKPNTKLVWIETPTNPTMKVVDIQACADVVHQHNTNTVVVVDNTFMSAYFQRPLALGADICMYSATKYMNGHSDVVMGLVSVNREDLYERLRFLQNALGAVPSPFDCYLCNRGLKTLHLRMRQHFKNALAAAKFLEADPRVDRVIFPGLPSHPQHELMKKQCTGCPGMITFYIKGNLENATMFLSNLKLFALAESLGGYESLAEHPLSPVQALLCPDTPIVEPAQTCSIES; from the exons ATGGCTTCTCCACACCATCAAAACGGCTTGTCCACCGGTTTCCACCCGCAGTTCAAATCTTTCGCAACAGAGGCGATCCACGTTGGGCAAGAACCGGAGCAATGGAAATCTATGGCCGTAGTACCACCTATTTCTTTGTCCACCACGTTCAAGCAGTATAGACCTGGAGATCATGCT GGTTTTGAGTACAGTCGGAGTGGAAACCCGACCAGAAACTGCCTGGAGAAAGCTGTTGCTGCTCTGGATGGAGCAAAACACT GTCTTGCTCTCGCCTCTGGGCTGGCTGCGACTATGACCATCTCTCACATGCTGAAAGCTGGAGATGGCATTGTCTGCATGAACGATGTGTACGGAG GTACCAATCGTTATTTCCGAAAGATTGCTGCAGAAGTTGGCTTGGTTGTGTCCTTTGCTGATTGCACCAAAATCGAGTTGCTCCGGGCTGCTCTTAAGCCAAACACAAAA TTGGTATGGATCGAGacccccaccaaccccaccatGAAAGTGGTGGATATCCAGGCCTGTGCAGATGTGGTCCACCAACACAACACTAATACCGTGGTGGTTGTGGACAACACTTTCATGTCAGCCTACTTCCAG CGCCCCCTGGCCCTCGGCGCGGACATATGCATGTATTCAGCTACTAAGTACATGAATG GTCACAGTGACGTTGTAATGGGCCTGGTGTCTGTGAACCGGGAGGACCTGTATGAACGACTGAGGTTTCTACAGAACG CCCTCGGAGCGGTGCCGTCCCCCTTTGACTGCTACCTGTGTAACCGCGGCCTGAAAACCCTGCACCTGCGCATGAGGCAGCACTTCAAGAACGCCCTGGCAGCGGCCAAGTTCCTGGAGGCCGACCCCAGGGTGGACCGAGTCATCTTCCCAG GCTTGCCCTCCCACCCCCAGCACGAGCTGATGAAGAAACAGTGCACAGGCTGCCCAGGGATGATCACCTTCTACATAAAGGGAAACCTGGAGAACGCCACCATGTTCCTCAGCAACTTAAAG ttATTTGCACTTGCCGAGAGCCTCGGTGGTTATGAAAGCTTGGCAGAGCATCC GTtaagcccagtccaagctcttctctgtcctgacaCCCCAATAGTGGAACCAGCTCAGACCTGTTCAATAGAGTCATGA